A section of the Triticum dicoccoides isolate Atlit2015 ecotype Zavitan chromosome 7A, WEW_v2.0, whole genome shotgun sequence genome encodes:
- the LOC119327792 gene encoding dof zinc finger protein 4-like yields the protein MQEFQPIAGLAGRLFGGAAESAGLLRRGGAAAAAQEEVRCPRCDSANTKFCYYNNYNLSQPRHFCKGCRRYWTKGGLLRNVPVGGGCRKPKRKAAAASDVDKDVSSVNTEAKNARSGSSAGSSSLTSGPSSASTNTVNDVGACAAAHSSGGSTPFRGFGPSTFMADAPTLQPPAPMFADQAAAFATLFGTPLPAFTFAAQHKAEDDVAPAVTLTEQSSSATSTADMVPFSARSTGAATASASDWPPATMIDAGIFDLAGAVGSDTTSYWNTASWTDPDGTVYLP from the coding sequence ATGCAGGAGTTCCAGCCAATCGCCGGCCTGGCCGGGCGGCTGTTTGGCGGCGCGGCGGAATCGGCGGGCCTCCTGcgccgcggcggggcggcggcggcggcgcaggaggaGGTGCGGTGCCCGCGGTGCGACTCGGCCAACACCAAGTTCTGCTACTACAACAACTACAACCTCTCGCAGCCGCGCCACTTCTGCAAGGGCTGCCGCCGGTACTGGACCAAGGGCGGCCTCCTCCGCAACGTCCCCGTCGGGGGCGGTTGCCGCAAGCCCAAGCGaaaagccgccgccgcctccgacgtCGACAAGGACGTCTCCAGCGTCAATACTGAGGCCAAGAACGCACGCTCTGGCTCCAGTGCTGGCAGCTCCAGCCTCACCTCCGGTCCCTCGTCCGCGTCGACGAACACCGTCAACGACGTTGGTGCATGTGCCGCGGCCCACTCGAGCGGCGGAAGCACGCCGTTCAGGGGCTTTGGCCCAAGCACCTTCATGGCGGACGCGCCGACTCTGCAGCCGCCGGCGCCGATGTTCGCCGACCAGGCGGCCGCGTTCGCGACGCTCTTCGGGACGCCGCTTCCGGCCTTCACCTTCGCGGCGCAGCACAAGGCCGAGGACGACGTTGCCCCTGCAGTCACACTCACAGAGCAGTCGTCGTCGGCGACTTCCACCGCAGACATGGTGCCGTTCTCCGCACGGTCAACTGGCGCAGCGACGGCATCAGCGTCAGACTGGCCACCGGCGACGATGATCGACGCCGGGATATTCGACCTCGCCGGCGCCGTCGGGAGCGACACGACGTCGTACTGGAACACGGCGAGCTGGACGGACCCGGACGGGACCGTGTACCTGCCCTAG